A section of the Styela clava chromosome 9, kaStyClav1.hap1.2, whole genome shotgun sequence genome encodes:
- the LOC120340185 gene encoding mitotic checkpoint protein BUB3-like encodes MGSEVPNEFKLNSCPSDGISAVKFAPTTSQFLLASSWDCTVRLYDITENTQRFKYTHSTPVLDCCFSDGTHAWSGGLDCTLKSYDFNSGMEMVIGNHNAPIRCVEYCPEVDVIITGSWDQTLKLWDSRDKKSIGSYSQPEKVYTMAVSGDRVIVGTAGKRVLVWDLRNMSYVQQRRESSLKYQTRCIRAFPNKQGFVLSSIEGRVAVEYLDPSPEIQKKKYAFKCHRTKKDGVENIYPVNAISFHNKYNTFATGGSDGFVNVWDGFNKKRLCQFHLYPTSIASLSFSHDGSMLAIASSYMYENGEPAPDDASNPDDAIYVRHVTDAETKPKSLAT; translated from the exons atgggTTCAGAAGTTCCcaatgaatttaaattaaacaGCTGCCCCAGTGACGGAATATCTGCTGTGAAATTCGCTCCTACTACCTCGCAGTTTCTTCTGGCATCATCATGGGATTGTACTGTTCGACTGTATGATATAACTGAGAACACACAGCGGTTTAAATATACTCACTCGACACCTGTGTTGGACTGTTGTTTCTCT GATGGTACTCATGCATGGAGTGGAGGATTAGATTGTACTCTCAAATCTTATGATTTCAACTCAGGAATGGAAATGGTAATTGGCAATCATAATGCTCCCATCAG GTGTGTGGAGTATTGTCCTGAAGTTGATGTGATAATCACTGGAAGTTGGGATCAGACATTGAAACTCTGGGATTCAAGAGATAAAAAATCTATTGGATCTTATTCACAACCTGAGAAG GTCTACACAATGGCAGTCTCAGGTGATCGGGTTATCGTTGGTACTGCAGGAAAACGAGTCCTGGTTTGGGATTTAAGGAACATGAGCTATGTACAACAACGACGGGAATCAAGTTTGAAGTATCAAACAAGATGTATAAGAGCTTTTCCTAATAAACAA GGATTTGTTTTGAGTTCAATAGAAGGTAGAGTTGCAGTAGAATACCTTGATCCATCACCAGAAATCCAGAAAAAGAAATATGCTTTCAAATGTCACAGGACGAAGAAGGATGGAGTTGAAAATATCTATCCTGTCAATGCAATATCGTTTCATAACAAGTACAACACTTTTGCAACCG GTGGATCAGATGGTTTTGTTAATGTTTGGGATGGATTTAACAAGAAGCGACTCTGCCAATTTCATCTTTATCCAACATCTATCGCATCACTCTCATTCAGTCATGATGGATCAATGCTGGCTATTGCATCATCATACATGTATGAGAACGGAGAACCTGCACCAGATGATGCGAGTAATCCAGATGATGCCATATATGTGAGACATGTAACTGATGCAGAGACGAAACCGAA atCTCTGGCGACCTAA
- the LOC144427419 gene encoding zinc finger BED domain-containing protein 5-like, with amino-acid sequence MQRIRHSTFNDKLLEVSYLESRRIAMAGEAHTIAEKLIKPSILDAVKILLGESESKKPESIPLSNNTVSRRIDHMGIYIKYEVCSRLQKCDFFCLQIDESTDVAGLAVLLAFVRYAYEGDIQEDLLMCKTLPTYTTGEEIFRTLDSFMSENEITWGKCMDVCTDGAKSMTGSVKGVVTRIKQKNPECSSSHCAIHRYQLVAKGMPSELTRVLDDVVKIVNFIKSRPLKSRLFSIICEDMGSLRCNLLLHTAVRWLSRGKVLVRVFELREELLAFFKKDKFSLSCCNMAAVPCLYGRYILQVE; translated from the coding sequence ATGCAAAGAATTAGACATTCAACATTCAATGATAAATTACTAGAAGTATCTTACTTAGAGAGCCGAAGAATTGCTATGGCGGGTGAGGCACACACTATTGCTGAAAAGCTCATCAAACCATCTATCCTTGATGCTGTGAAAATCTTGCTGGGCGAGAGCGAATCCAAAAAACCGGAAAGCATTCCTTTATCGAACAATACAGTAAGCCGCCGTATAGATCACATGGGAATTTATATCAAGTATGAAGTATGCTCTCGTTTacaaaaatgcgattttttttgtCTCCAGATCGATGAGTCTACAGATGTGGCAGGTTTGGCGGTATTACTTGCATTTGTTCGTTACGCCTATGAGGGTGATATTCAGGAAGACTTGCTTATGTGTAAAACTTTACCCACTTATACCACAGGTGAGGAAATATTCAGGACTTTGGATTCGTTCATGAGTGAAAACGAAATTACTTGGGGAAAATGCATGGATGTGTGCACGGATGGAGCCAAAAGCATGACTGGCTCAGTAAAAGGTGTGGTGACACGAATTAAACAGAAAAATCCGGAATGTTCCAGCTCTCATTGTGCTATACACCGTTATCAATTGGTAGCAAAAGGAATGCCTTCCGAACTAACCAGGGTTTTGGATGACGTGgtaaaaattgttaatttcatCAAGTCAAGACCACTGAAAAGCAGGCTCTTTTCTATTATCTGTGAAGATATGGGAAGTCTCCGTTGCAATCTGTTGTTGCATACAGCTGTGCGCTGGTTGAGCCGAGGTAAAGTGCTTGTGAGAGTTTTTGAATTAAGGGAGGAACTATTGGCATTTTTTAAGAAAGACAAATTTAGTTTGTCGTGCTGCAACATGGCTGCAGTTCCTTGCTTATATGGCAGATATATTTTACAAGTTGAATGA